The genomic interval AATGGCGTCATATTAATACGGTCTATATGCGGTTGTCGTAGTTTGGTGTTCATTTCTAGAATCTTGACGGAATCCATGAATATCTGAAGTCTCCActacaaaacaattacaaaacaTACAATAAATACTAACAAAACACCTTATAAATCATCCCTGACAATAAATGATTCAATATTCGAAATGTAAGTCTTACACTTTGTCTTCTTCGTGGCATTGCTCCTACAAAGATAGCAATGTGGACAGAAATAGTTAGGTTtccctaaaattaaaaacttttgcAAATAACAAATGGACCANAATACCCAACCTTCGAAAAACCCTCAGAAACGGAGAACGAATGTGAGGCAACGACACCCAACGAACGAGAAAACGATTCCGACAGCCAAGAGTCCGACAACNAGATTAGCAACCTTCCGAGAGCAAGATTCGGAGAGCAGAAAACACCACGATTCCGATTCCACAGTGAGAAGGCAAAAGCGCAAGAGAGCGAGAAGGAGAAACAGAGCAAGAGAGCGAGAAGGCAAAAGGGCAAAGTCTGAAACTGTGCTCAATGAAAGGCGCCAACTCTAAAATTTTCATTCGAAAACCATTACCCAAAGTACCTCTCACTTCCCATTATACCCCTCACTTAAGTGACATTCTCTCACCGTTTTTCAGCCACTAAGGACACGCCATGTGGCGTTGTCAAAAGTGTGTCAAAAAACGTTGTCAACAAAACATTTtcgaaatataaaatataaatggtaTTTGACTATGGGTGACTGATAACACACATCGAGACTGCATCTAAAACATATTAATCTTTAACATTATTGCGTTGAAGAATTGACTTCAATTCCTTCTATGGAGTttgcatcttcttctttatcatcatcatcttcgtcCTTCTTAACATCAGAATCCCATTTCATACACGATGTCTTCATCAACTTTGGTGGAGAAGACATCGGTAAAAGGTTTGTTTCTCATCTCCACTCTGTACTTTTACAAGCTCAAGTCAAAACTTTTATTAGCCAGGAGAATCTGCATGAGGGAATGAAGCTGGAAGAGCACATGAGAGCAATAGGACACACTAANGTTACAATAATCGTTTTCTCCAAATCATACACTGAATCTGCTTGCTCTCTTCTTGAGCTTGAAAAAATCATTGAATGCTACGAAACATTTGGCCAAATAGTTGTGCCCGTATTTTACGAGATTGAACCATCGAATGTACGTTATCCGAAGGATGATTTTGGAAGAGCGTTGGAAGAAGCTGCTCACAAAAGCTATTCAGGAGAACAACTGAAACATGCGTTGTCCAGGTGGAGGCTTGCACTCATCACAGCTGCAGGTATCCCGGGTTGGGATTTCAGAAATTTCAGGTAAACAAATGAatccttccttctttctttgGTTTGAGAGTGAATGAAGCATGTGTTAAGGTTATGATTTAATTTTGGTAACAAATTATCATCTTGAAGGCATGATGCTGAACTTGTAGACATAATTGTTAGCCGCGTCAAGACATTACTGGACTATAAAGACTTGTTTATTACCGAATATCCAGTTGGATTAGAGTCCCGCGTGGAAGACGTGATTAAATGTATTGAAAATGAATCCAGCAAAGTGTGTATGATAGGAATATGGGGAATTGGAGGATC from Vigna radiata var. radiata cultivar VC1973A chromosome 9, Vradiata_ver6, whole genome shotgun sequence carries:
- the LOC106773304 gene encoding TMV resistance protein N-like → MEFASSSLSSSSSSFLTSESHFIHDVFINFGGEDIGKRFVSHLHSVLLQAQVKTFISQENLHEGMKLEEHMRAIGHTXVTIIVFSKSYTESACSLLELEKIIECYETFGQIVVPVFYEIEPSNVRYPKDDFGRALEEAAHKSYSGEQLKHALSRWRLALITAAGIPGWDFRNFR